One window of the Buchnera aphidicola (Meitanaphis elongallis) genome contains the following:
- the rsmI gene encoding 16S rRNA (cytidine(1402)-2'-O)-methyltransferase produces the protein MISKTLKRYEQAKKKGTLYIVPTPIGNLTDITCRALSILSKVDIIAAENINHTKILVKHYNIITNIISINKHNEKAKSKKIIVQLKNGKNIALVSNAGTPTINDPGRYLINNCYQFKIQIVPLPGPCSAITALSASGFSTERFCYEGFLPSKSIARCKLLHDLKEETRTMIFYETPHRIISSMNDIIKELGSDRNITIAKELTKQWESIYRNTSINLLSWIKSENFKIKGEIIIIISGFKAKKPIIIPKIALKTLQILKLHLSSKLAIQITAKLHDLSKNLLYDHHSLTK, from the coding sequence TTGATTTCTAAAACACTAAAAAGATATGAACAAGCAAAAAAAAAAGGAACATTATACATTGTACCTACTCCTATAGGAAACTTAACTGATATTACTTGTCGAGCGTTATCAATATTAAGTAAAGTAGATATAATTGCGGCAGAAAATATAAATCATACTAAAATATTGGTAAAACATTATAATATCATTACAAATATCATTTCTATAAACAAACATAATGAAAAAGCAAAAAGTAAAAAAATAATTGTACAATTAAAAAATGGGAAAAATATTGCATTAGTTTCTAATGCTGGAACACCAACAATTAATGATCCAGGGCGCTATTTAATAAACAATTGTTACCAATTTAAAATACAAATCGTTCCTCTTCCAGGTCCATGCTCTGCTATTACAGCTCTAAGTGCTTCAGGGTTCTCTACTGAGAGATTTTGTTATGAAGGTTTTCTTCCATCTAAAAGTATAGCTCGCTGTAAATTACTACATGATTTGAAAGAAGAAACACGAACTATGATATTCTATGAAACTCCCCATAGAATAATTTCGAGTATGAATGATATAATAAAAGAACTAGGATCTGACCGAAATATAACAATAGCTAAAGAACTAACTAAACAATGGGAATCTATATACAGAAATACATCAATAAATTTATTATCATGGATAAAAAGTGAAAATTTTAAAATAAAAGGAGAAATAATAATCATTATATCAGGATTTAAAGCAAAAAAACCTATTATTATACCAAAAATAGCATTAAAAACTTTACAAATATTAAAATTACACCTATCATCAAAACTAGCTATACAAATAACAGCAAAATTGCATGATTTATCTAAAAATTTATTGTATGACCATCACTCATTAACGAAGTAA
- the fliQ gene encoding flagellar biosynthesis protein FliQ translates to MTIEFVMTLFHEAIKITLMLASPLLLAALCSGLAISVLQAATQINEQTLSFIPKVVAVLLSIVIFGPWMLTLILDYTRSLFNNLSLITS, encoded by the coding sequence ATGACTATTGAATTTGTAATGACTCTTTTTCATGAAGCAATAAAAATTACTTTAATGCTTGCTTCACCCTTGTTATTAGCTGCACTATGTAGTGGCTTAGCTATTAGTGTTTTGCAAGCTGCTACTCAAATTAATGAACAAACATTGTCATTTATTCCTAAAGTAGTTGCTGTTTTATTATCTATCGTTATTTTTGGACCATGGATGTTAACTTTAATATTAGACTATACTCGTTCTTTATTTAATAATTTATCTTTGATAACTAGTTAA
- the fliN gene encoding flagellar motor switch protein FliN — translation MNGIKDTVDNKSNDKIDKFKEHLDKKKYKENENIVISKKSVEELGNIKFVIDIPVDLTVELGKIQLKIKDLLNLSKGSILTLNKYSGEPLNILVNKFVIAKGELVIVEEKYGIRITSIVDNSRYLNHID, via the coding sequence ATGAATGGTATAAAAGATACAGTAGACAATAAAAGTAATGATAAAATTGATAAGTTTAAAGAACATTTAGATAAAAAAAAATATAAAGAGAATGAGAATATAGTTATTTCAAAAAAATCTGTAGAAGAATTAGGTAACATAAAATTTGTTATTGACATTCCCGTTGATTTGACAGTCGAATTAGGAAAAATTCAATTAAAAATTAAAGACCTTCTTAATTTAAGTAAAGGTTCTATATTAACTTTAAATAAGTATTCAGGTGAACCATTAAATATATTAGTAAACAAGTTTGTAATTGCTAAAGGAGAATTAGTTATTGTAGAGGAAAAATATGGGATTAGAATTACTAGTATAGTCGATAATTCAAGATATTTAAATCACATTGATTAA
- the ppa gene encoding inorganic diphosphatase, which translates to MNLENISAGNNVPYDINIIIEISSHSNPVKYEINKNSGALFVDRFIPTSMFYPCNYGFINKTLSHDGDPIDALVHTPYPLTSNSVIQCRPIGMLRMLDESGIDNKIIAIPQTNVCPNYSHIQNINDFPNSLKIQIIHFFEHYKDLEKNKWVKILKWENKEIAYQEILSSLKN; encoded by the coding sequence ATGAACTTAGAAAACATTTCTGCAGGGAACAATGTTCCATATGACATAAATATAATTATTGAAATTTCATCGCATTCTAATCCAGTAAAATATGAAATAAACAAAAATTCAGGAGCGTTATTCGTAGATAGATTTATACCAACTTCTATGTTTTATCCTTGTAATTACGGATTTATTAATAAAACTTTATCTCACGATGGAGATCCTATAGACGCATTAGTACATACTCCATATCCTTTAACATCTAATTCAGTGATACAATGTAGACCAATAGGAATGCTACGAATGTTAGATGAATCTGGGATAGATAATAAAATCATAGCTATTCCTCAAACCAACGTATGCCCAAACTACTCTCATATACAAAACATAAACGATTTTCCAAACTCTTTAAAAATACAAATTATACATTTCTTTGAACATTACAAAGATCTAGAAAAAAACAAGTGGGTAAAAATTCTAAAATGGGAAAACAAAGAAATAGCATATCAAGAAATTTTATCTTCTCTAAAAAATTAA
- the fliP gene encoding flagellar type III secretion system pore protein FliP (The bacterial flagellar biogenesis protein FliP forms a type III secretion system (T3SS)-type pore required for flagellar assembly.), translating to MMYKIISLFVLLFCPTVYSENFGSSNYSLLNEKEHWSFPIQMLVFITSLTFIAPALLMMTSFSRIIIVFSLLRNALGTPYSPPNQILLGLSLFLTFFIMAPVFDKIYQDAYLPFIEDKINVDVAISKGIKPLHQFMIRQTRENDLLFFSKLAGIVNLYKKEEIPMRVLLPSFVTSELKTAFQIGFIIFIPFLIIDLVVASVLMALGMMMVPPSTISLPFKLMLFVLVDGWQLLITSLTQSFLH from the coding sequence ATGATGTATAAAATAATATCATTGTTTGTATTGTTGTTCTGTCCCACAGTATATTCAGAAAATTTTGGATCTTCGAATTATTCATTACTTAATGAAAAAGAGCATTGGTCTTTTCCAATACAAATGTTAGTGTTCATTACGTCATTAACATTTATTGCACCAGCTTTATTAATGATGACTAGTTTTTCTAGAATTATTATTGTGTTTAGTTTGTTGAGAAATGCTTTGGGTACTCCTTATTCTCCTCCCAATCAAATCTTGTTAGGTTTATCGCTTTTTTTAACTTTTTTTATTATGGCTCCAGTATTTGATAAAATTTATCAAGATGCTTATTTACCATTTATTGAAGACAAGATAAATGTAGATGTAGCTATTAGTAAAGGAATAAAGCCTTTACATCAATTTATGATTAGACAAACGCGTGAAAACGATTTGCTTTTTTTTTCAAAATTGGCTGGAATCGTTAATTTATATAAAAAAGAAGAAATTCCAATGCGAGTGTTGTTGCCGTCATTTGTAACAAGTGAATTAAAGACGGCTTTTCAAATTGGATTTATTATTTTTATACCGTTTTTAATAATAGATTTAGTTGTAGCTAGTGTTCTCATGGCTTTAGGAATGATGATGGTTCCTCCTTCAACAATATCATTACCTTTTAAATTGATGTTGTTTGTATTAGTAGATGGTTGGCAATTATTAATAACTTCTTTAACTCAAAGTTTTCTTCATTAA
- the rpmB gene encoding 50S ribosomal protein L28 codes for MSKICKITGKKPMTGNYRSHAMNATKRRFLPNLHFHKFWNTQTKKFITLKVSAKGMRCMDKIGLNIILNKQLLLKNREIKNGKKR; via the coding sequence ATGTCAAAAATATGCAAAATAACTGGAAAGAAACCAATGACCGGAAATTATCGATCGCATGCTATGAATGCTACTAAAAGACGTTTCTTACCAAACTTACATTTTCATAAATTTTGGAATACACAAACAAAAAAATTTATAACACTAAAAGTATCTGCAAAAGGTATGCGATGTATGGATAAAATTGGACTAAACATAATATTAAATAAACAACTTTTATTAAAAAATCGAGAAATAAAAAATGGCAAAAAGCGCTAG
- the tkt gene encoding transketolase, with translation MCSRKRLSDAIRVLSMDAVQKAQSGHPGMPMGMADIAEVLWRDFLKHNPCNPLWKNRDRFVLSNGHGSMLLYSLLHLTGYDLSIEELKNFRQWNSKTPGHPEVGYTPGVEITTGPLGQGLATAVGMAIAERTLGATFNRPKYNIVDHYTWVFVGDGCLMEGISHEVCSLAGTLKLGKLIVFYDDNGISIDGNVTDWFTDDTEKRFESYNWHVISNVDGHDSKSISDAIKESILEKNKPSLIICKTIIGFGSPNKSGKKDVHGSPLGELEINLARKNLKWDFPPFFIPQEIYESWNFVVQGKLLENEWNKVFLKYEQEYPSLANEYMRRINHVFPDMWEKNCNEFINQLCLNINAMATRVASQNILEFFGTLLPEIIGGSADLSPSNLSMWSGSTSIKNDSSGNYIHYGVREFGMTAIANGLFHHGGFIPYTSTFLVFSDYARNAIRMAALMKTQQIFIYTHDSIGLGEDGPTHQPIEQLSTLRLIPFLNVWRPCDQIETIIAWKLALENSSGPTVLALSRQDLPQISRSTIEINNISRGGYVLKDNSYDNKLDLIVIATGSEVKVALAVYDKLIKKGFYARIVSMPSTNVFDKQDDCYKELVLPKLITNRVSIEAGVSDYWYKYVGLDGIVIGINSFGESAPSNELFKKFGFNVDKIVDQILQKLLNSKIK, from the coding sequence ATGTGCTCGAGAAAAAGATTATCTGATGCTATTAGGGTTTTAAGCATGGATGCGGTACAGAAAGCACAGTCTGGGCATCCAGGTATGCCAATGGGAATGGCTGACATTGCCGAAGTATTATGGAGAGATTTTTTAAAACATAATCCATGTAATCCGTTATGGAAAAATAGAGATCGTTTTGTTTTATCTAATGGACATGGTTCTATGTTGTTGTATAGTTTGTTACATCTTACAGGATATGATCTATCAATCGAAGAATTAAAGAACTTTAGGCAATGGAATTCAAAAACTCCTGGTCATCCTGAAGTAGGATATACCCCGGGAGTAGAAATTACTACTGGACCATTAGGACAAGGTTTAGCTACTGCAGTTGGCATGGCGATTGCTGAGCGTACATTGGGTGCAACCTTTAATCGACCCAAGTATAATATAGTCGACCATTATACTTGGGTATTTGTTGGAGACGGTTGCTTGATGGAAGGAATTTCTCATGAAGTATGTTCGTTGGCTGGAACTCTAAAATTAGGAAAATTAATTGTATTTTACGACGATAATGGTATATCGATTGATGGAAATGTAACGGACTGGTTTACAGATGATACGGAAAAGAGGTTTGAATCATATAATTGGCATGTAATATCTAATGTAGATGGACATGATTCTAAATCTATTTCTGATGCCATAAAAGAATCTATATTAGAAAAAAACAAACCTTCTTTGATAATTTGTAAAACTATTATTGGTTTTGGCTCGCCAAACAAATCAGGAAAAAAAGATGTTCATGGGTCTCCTTTAGGTGAGTTAGAAATTAATTTAGCGAGAAAAAATTTAAAATGGGATTTTCCACCGTTTTTTATACCTCAGGAAATTTATGAAAGTTGGAATTTTGTAGTGCAAGGAAAATTGTTAGAAAATGAATGGAATAAAGTTTTTTTAAAATATGAACAGGAATATCCTAGTTTAGCTAATGAATATATGCGACGCATTAATCATGTTTTTCCGGATATGTGGGAAAAAAATTGTAATGAATTTATTAATCAGTTATGCCTTAATATTAACGCTATGGCTACTAGAGTAGCTTCGCAAAACATTTTAGAATTTTTTGGTACATTGTTGCCAGAAATAATTGGTGGTTCTGCTGACTTATCTCCAAGTAATTTAAGTATGTGGTCTGGTTCTACATCGATTAAAAACGATTCATCTGGAAATTATATTCATTATGGAGTGCGAGAATTCGGAATGACTGCTATTGCGAATGGGTTATTTCATCATGGAGGGTTTATTCCATATACTTCTACTTTTTTAGTGTTTTCTGATTATGCGCGTAATGCAATACGTATGGCTGCATTAATGAAAACACAGCAAATTTTTATTTATACTCATGATTCTATAGGATTAGGAGAAGATGGTCCTACACATCAACCTATAGAACAATTATCTACGTTGCGTTTAATTCCATTTTTAAATGTTTGGAGACCTTGTGATCAAATAGAAACTATAATAGCGTGGAAATTAGCATTGGAAAATAGTTCTGGACCGACGGTATTAGCTTTATCCCGACAAGATTTACCGCAAATTTCTAGAAGTACAATAGAAATAAATAATATTTCTCGAGGAGGGTATGTTTTAAAGGACAATAGTTATGATAATAAACTTGACTTAATTGTTATTGCCACTGGATCGGAAGTAAAAGTTGCTCTTGCTGTATATGATAAATTAATTAAAAAAGGTTTTTATGCTAGAATAGTTTCTATGCCATCGACTAATGTTTTTGATAAACAAGATGATTGTTATAAAGAGTTAGTATTACCTAAACTAATTACTAATCGTGTTTCAATTGAAGCAGGAGTATCAGATTATTGGTATAAATATGTAGGGTTAGATGGAATAGTAATTGGAATAAATTCTTTTGGGGAATCAGCTCCTTCTAATGAATTATTTAAAAAATTTGGTTTTAATGTTGATAAAATAGTAGATCAAATATTACAAAAATTGTTAAATTCTAAGATTAAATAG
- a CDS encoding beta-ketoacyl synthase N-terminal-like domain-containing protein — MKRVVITGLGIISSIGNNKTEVLTSLLHTRSGISFSEEMKQFGMRSHVWGNIKLDISQCISRKIMRFMSDASIYLYLSMEEAIRDAKLTPKMYQNNSRIGVIVGSSAGSPKCQVNGMDCIKKRGRKSISPYVVIKSMTSNTSACLATSFKIYGVNYSISSACSSSAHCIGNAIELIQLGKQDIVFAGGGEEISRELACTFDAMGVLSTHYNLDPTISSRVFDYYRDGFVISGGAGIVVVEELNCALSRSAHIYAEIIGYGTSSDGFSMVIPSGHGAVRCMNLAVKKIDKKSIDYLNVHGTSTRLGDVIELDAIRKVFNNTNMPIISSTKSITGHSLGASGVQEIIYSVLMLEYSFLVPSINIVKLDPRAKNCNILTNIVKRDVSIIMSNSFGFGGTNVSLVIKKYH; from the coding sequence GTGAAAAGAGTCGTAATCACTGGTTTAGGAATTATTTCTAGTATCGGAAATAATAAAACGGAGGTGTTAACTTCATTGTTGCATACTAGATCGGGTATTTCTTTTTCAGAAGAGATGAAACAATTTGGTATGCGAAGTCATGTATGGGGCAACATAAAATTAGATATATCACAATGTATTAGTCGTAAAATAATGCGATTTATGAGTGATGCGTCTATTTATTTATATTTGTCAATGGAAGAAGCTATTAGAGATGCTAAATTAACGCCTAAAATGTATCAAAATAATTCTAGAATAGGCGTAATTGTTGGTTCTAGTGCTGGATCTCCAAAATGTCAAGTGAATGGAATGGATTGTATAAAAAAAAGAGGGCGTAAATCAATTAGTCCTTATGTTGTAATTAAATCTATGACTTCTAATACATCTGCTTGTTTAGCTACATCATTTAAAATATATGGAGTAAATTATTCTATTAGTTCAGCATGTTCTAGTTCGGCACATTGCATAGGAAACGCAATAGAACTAATACAATTAGGTAAGCAAGACATAGTGTTTGCTGGCGGAGGTGAAGAAATAAGTCGAGAACTAGCATGTACATTTGATGCTATGGGAGTATTATCAACTCATTATAATTTAGATCCTACTATATCATCTAGGGTCTTTGATTATTATCGTGATGGATTTGTAATTTCAGGAGGTGCAGGAATAGTAGTTGTAGAAGAATTAAACTGTGCATTGTCTAGATCAGCTCATATATATGCGGAAATTATTGGTTATGGCACATCTTCTGATGGTTTTAGTATGGTTATTCCGTCTGGACATGGAGCTGTTCGATGTATGAATTTAGCTGTAAAAAAGATAGATAAGAAATCTATTGATTATCTAAACGTACATGGTACATCTACTAGATTAGGTGATGTAATAGAGTTAGATGCTATTCGTAAAGTATTTAATAATACTAATATGCCAATTATTTCATCGACTAAATCTATAACTGGACATTCATTAGGCGCATCAGGAGTACAAGAGATAATTTATAGTGTATTAATGTTAGAGTATAGTTTCTTAGTTCCTAGTATTAACATTGTAAAATTAGATCCTCGAGCTAAAAATTGTAATATTTTAACTAATATTGTAAAAAGAGATGTTTCTATTATTATGTCGAATAGTTTTGGATTTGGAGGTACTAATGTTTCTTTAGTTATAAAAAAATATCATTGA
- the fliO gene encoding flagellar biosynthetic protein FliO yields the protein MFQPISVEMMLSKIGMPYFKVIAVFCLCIWIVKKIFIEKRIINNSLIRIIEKVAVGSNESIVIVDLKEIRLVIGVTSKNISILYTLSSVEEKEKDKDKENISLVKDISIDSTIKRLTKRLWNKRK from the coding sequence ATGTTTCAACCTATTTCAGTAGAAATGATGTTATCAAAAATTGGAATGCCTTATTTTAAGGTAATTGCAGTTTTTTGTTTATGCATTTGGATTGTTAAAAAAATTTTTATTGAAAAAAGAATAATAAATAATTCGTTGATAAGAATCATAGAGAAGGTAGCAGTTGGATCGAACGAAAGCATTGTTATTGTGGATTTAAAAGAGATTAGATTAGTGATAGGTGTTACTTCAAAAAATATTTCTATTTTATATACGTTATCTTCTGTAGAAGAAAAAGAAAAAGATAAAGATAAAGAAAACATATCGTTGGTTAAAGATATTAGTATTGATAGTACAATAAAGAGACTGACTAAGCGTCTTTGGAATAAAAGAAAATGA
- the rpmG gene encoding 50S ribosomal protein L33, with the protein MAKSARNKIKLVSSSNSKHYYTTTKNKKNNSKKLTLKKYDPIVKKHVLYKEEKIK; encoded by the coding sequence ATGGCAAAAAGCGCTAGAAACAAAATAAAATTAGTTTCTTCTTCAAATAGTAAACATTATTATACTACAACTAAGAACAAAAAAAATAATTCTAAAAAGTTAACATTAAAAAAATACGATCCAATTGTAAAAAAGCATGTATTATATAAAGAAGAAAAAATAAAGTAA
- the tal gene encoding transaldolase codes for MNQLESLKKYSKIVVDSGDMESIREYLPEDITTNPSLILKVITLPSYEYIVSKSICYAKRKGGTYKHQLTNAVDKISVMLGQEILNIISGKVSTEIDAHLSFNTDLCIEKSKKIIAMYEEEGISRSKILIKLAATWECIKAAEELKKFNINCNLTLLFSFAQARACAEARVFLISPFVGRIYDWYKSKLLIKEYLVDKDPGVNSVKKIYNYYKRHGYETIIMGASFRNVHQILALSGCDYLTVSPNLLQILKSNIGDVARQLHQPNVIDRSSISSLSKSDFLWLHNEEPMAVEKLSEGIRQFGQDQKSLERIIKSKM; via the coding sequence TTGAATCAATTAGAATCATTAAAAAAATATAGTAAAATTGTAGTAGATAGTGGGGATATGGAGTCAATAAGAGAATATCTTCCTGAAGACATTACTACGAATCCTTCTCTTATTTTAAAGGTAATTACTTTGCCTTCATATGAATATATTGTAAGTAAATCAATATGTTATGCAAAAAGAAAAGGAGGTACATATAAACATCAGTTGACTAATGCTGTAGATAAAATTTCTGTTATGTTAGGTCAAGAAATTTTAAATATTATTTCTGGAAAAGTTTCTACTGAGATTGACGCACACTTGTCATTTAATACTGATTTGTGTATTGAGAAATCGAAAAAGATTATTGCCATGTATGAAGAAGAAGGGATTAGTAGATCTAAAATTTTAATTAAGTTAGCAGCTACCTGGGAATGTATTAAGGCTGCAGAAGAGTTAAAAAAGTTTAATATTAACTGTAATTTAACATTATTGTTTTCGTTCGCACAAGCAAGAGCTTGTGCTGAAGCACGAGTATTTTTAATTTCCCCTTTTGTTGGTCGAATTTATGATTGGTATAAATCTAAATTGTTAATAAAAGAATATTTAGTAGATAAAGATCCTGGGGTTAATTCAGTTAAAAAAATATATAATTATTATAAAAGACATGGATATGAAACTATCATAATGGGAGCTAGTTTTAGGAACGTTCATCAAATTTTGGCATTGTCTGGCTGTGATTATTTGACAGTTTCTCCAAATTTATTGCAAATATTAAAATCAAATATTGGAGACGTTGCAAGACAATTACATCAACCTAATGTTATAGATAGATCATCTATTAGCTCTTTATCTAAAAGTGATTTTTTATGGTTGCATAATGAAGAACCAATGGCTGTAGAAAAATTGTCTGAAGGAATACGTCAATTTGGACAAGATCAAAAATCGTTAGAAAGAATAATAAAAAGTAAAATGTAA
- the pmbA gene encoding metalloprotease PmbA — protein sequence MKTKHDFSLKKVQFRNIIEYVLDLVKTYSATAKVLIFHNSGISVGIRNKKIDYVKFNNDNLLTVTVYKNNRKSIVSSTDFSISAVNKIINFAVDIINHTSCDLCSGLPDVNLLAIDNLIDLDLYHYWEWDTKYAIDLTLIAEQEAFKADKRIVNTEGSSFSSCMGIKVFGNSYGMLESYNTTLYSMSSCMIAKDNNDMQRDMFYTISRNINNLLSPKHVGTTSSNKALSRLNAKKLFSKKSSVIFSAELSSEFFSYLARAINGDNIYKKSTFLLHKLGKQIFPSWLSIKEDPHIYQGWGSKCFDLDGVRTFSKVIVHNGILKTWLLDNYSAKKMNLTSTANAGGIHNWLILGISHMNLNELIKLMNRGILITELLGNGLNLVTGDYSCGVVGFWIENGIIKYPVSEITISGNLQDMFKNIVSIGNDIDTRHKILSGSILLSSMQISGL from the coding sequence ATGAAAACAAAGCATGATTTTTCATTAAAAAAAGTACAATTTAGAAATATTATTGAGTATGTATTAGATCTTGTAAAAACTTATTCTGCTACTGCTAAAGTATTAATTTTTCATAATTCTGGAATTAGCGTTGGGATAAGAAATAAAAAAATTGATTATGTTAAATTTAACAATGATAATCTTTTAACTGTTACAGTGTATAAAAATAATAGAAAAAGTATAGTTTCTTCTACTGATTTTAGTATATCTGCAGTCAATAAAATAATCAATTTTGCAGTAGATATTATTAATCATACATCATGCGATTTATGTTCCGGTTTACCCGATGTAAACTTATTAGCAATTGATAATTTGATAGATCTTGACTTATATCATTATTGGGAATGGGATACAAAATATGCTATTGATTTAACATTAATTGCAGAACAAGAAGCATTTAAAGCAGATAAAAGAATAGTTAATACGGAAGGATCTAGTTTTAGTAGTTGTATGGGTATAAAGGTTTTTGGAAATAGTTATGGTATGTTAGAAAGTTATAATACTACTTTGTATTCTATGTCAAGTTGTATGATTGCTAAAGACAACAATGATATGCAAAGAGATATGTTTTATACAATTTCACGAAATATTAACAATTTATTGTCTCCAAAGCACGTAGGTACAACCAGTTCTAATAAGGCTTTGTCTAGATTAAATGCTAAAAAATTATTTTCTAAAAAAAGTTCAGTTATTTTTTCTGCAGAATTATCTTCAGAATTTTTTTCTTATTTAGCACGAGCTATAAACGGTGATAATATTTATAAAAAGTCAACATTTTTGTTACATAAATTAGGAAAACAGATTTTTCCTAGCTGGTTAAGCATAAAAGAAGATCCACATATATACCAAGGATGGGGATCAAAGTGTTTTGATTTGGATGGTGTTCGTACATTTTCTAAAGTGATAGTACATAATGGTATATTAAAAACATGGTTATTAGATAATTATTCGGCTAAAAAAATGAATTTAACTAGTACTGCTAATGCTGGAGGTATTCACAATTGGTTAATATTAGGTATTTCTCATATGAACTTAAATGAATTGATTAAGTTGATGAATAGAGGAATATTAATTACGGAGTTATTAGGAAATGGCTTAAATTTAGTAACAGGGGATTATTCGTGTGGTGTAGTGGGATTTTGGATAGAGAATGGAATTATTAAATATCCTGTCAGTGAGATTACAATTTCTGGAAATTTGCAAGATATGTTTAAAAATATTGTATCTATAGGTAATGATATTGATACAAGACATAAAATATTATCGGGATCAATTTTGTTGTCATCTATGCAAATTTCTGGTTTGTAA
- the fliR gene encoding flagellar biosynthetic protein FliR, translating to MITFNINDLMSIFFNFLFVVARILSFFMIAPLLEDKSIPKEIKLFTSFIISWFFIWLMPKIDINLFSINGFLILIEQVLIGILLGFIMKLVFSTIKISGEIISFQMGLSFSSVLDVNTHSNTSILSRFLYIFLLLFFLESNGHLLIVSMLFDTFRKIPIQAIELNSSMFLNVIVFSKYIFIDSFMLMLPIIIVQLILNVSIGILNRIASQISIFSIGFTMTLLVGLYILYLFIPFFSHVYNNVFNRLFFLLSIVWRN from the coding sequence ATGATTACTTTCAATATAAACGATTTAATGTCTATTTTTTTTAATTTTTTATTTGTAGTAGCGCGAATTTTGTCTTTTTTTATGATTGCTCCGTTGTTAGAAGATAAATCTATTCCAAAAGAAATAAAATTGTTTACTTCATTTATTATAAGTTGGTTTTTCATATGGCTTATGCCCAAAATAGACATTAATTTGTTTTCTATTAATGGATTTTTAATATTGATTGAGCAAGTATTAATTGGAATATTGTTAGGATTTATTATGAAGCTGGTATTTTCTACTATAAAAATTTCTGGAGAAATTATTAGCTTTCAAATGGGTTTGTCTTTTTCATCTGTTTTAGATGTAAACACTCATTCTAATACATCAATTTTATCTAGGTTTCTCTATATATTTTTATTATTATTTTTTTTGGAATCCAATGGTCATCTTTTGATAGTATCCATGTTATTTGACACTTTTCGTAAAATTCCTATACAAGCAATTGAATTAAATTCAAGTATGTTTTTGAACGTTATTGTGTTTTCGAAATATATTTTTATTGATAGTTTTATGTTAATGTTGCCAATTATTATAGTTCAATTAATATTGAATGTGTCTATAGGAATTTTAAATAGGATTGCGTCTCAAATTTCTATTTTTTCTATTGGATTTACTATGACTTTGTTAGTAGGTTTATATATTTTATACTTGTTTATTCCTTTTTTTTCACACGTGTATAATAATGTATTTAATCGTTTATTTTTTTTGTTATCTATAGTATGGCGTAATTAA